ATTACTGTATCGCCTTTTTTCTTGGCCGACTTTGCGAATACTATCGGAAGTTCTCCAGCGCCGGCAACTAAACCTATCCTTGCCATATTATTCGTTTGGAGTGACAAAGGCGAACATAAATTCCGCTTCCGCCACAACTTCTCCATCAACTTTTGCCACGCCGCGTGCCTTCATCATGCTCAATTTTGTCTTCAGTATATCTATCTCCATCACCAACTGATCGCCCGGCACTACGGGCTTGCGAAACTTGGCCTCGCTTATACTCATAAAGAACGCAAGCTTTCCAAGGTTATCCTTTATGTTCAAAGCGCCCACTCCACCGGTCTGCGCCATCGCTTCTATTATGAGGACTCCCGGCATAATAGGCTTGCCCGGGAAATGCCCCTGGAAGAACGGCTCATTTATCGTAACATTCTTTATGCCCACGACCTTTTGGTCGGTGCATTCGATTATCCTATCCACCAATAAAAATGGATATCTATGAGGTATTATCTTCTGTATCATGCTTACATCCAACACCTTACCTTTTATATCCAGTTCTTCGATTCCCATTTTAGTCTCCTTGTTATAACTTCTTTAATTTTTTTACAAGATCCATATTTAGCCTATGGCCGCTCTTCACCGCGACTATGTGCGTCTTTAAGTTCATACCGACAAGGCTTAAATCCCCGATTAAATCCAGTATCTTATGCCGCACGCACTCGTCGGGAAACCGTAGTCTATTCTTCATTGGGCCGGATTTGCCCATTATAAGCGTATTGTTAGAATTCGCGCCCTTCCCAAAACCCAGCATCCTTAATAGGATGGCCTCTTTTTTCATACAAAAAGTGCGGGCAGGCGCTATCTGATTTTTAAAACTATCTGCATCTATCTCGATACTAAGAAACTGCTTACCGATGCTTTTCACAGGATATGAGAGATGATATGATATCTTAAATCCATCATACGGAACTGCCTCCAATGAGGACCCGTCTCTTCCGATGCACTTTACCGCATCTTTAATAACAAGTTCTTTCGCCGGAGCGTCCTGTTCAATTATACCGGCACGCTCCAAAGCATCCACATATCCTAAAGCGCTTCCGTCCAAACCCGGCAATTCGCTTCCGTCTACTTCTATATTTATATTATTTATTCCAAGCGCAAAAACCGCCGATAAAAGGTGTTCGGTGGTCTGTATCTGGGCTAAGCCTGCCTTTAATGTCGTCCTGCGTTTCTTAAAGCTACTGTCATCCAAAGAGAGCGTATTTATGTTTATATTGGGCTTGCCCGGCAGATCTATCCTTATAAAATTTATCCCGCTATCAGCGGGAGCGCTATTAAACTTAAGGTTTGTTTTCGAGCCCGTCTGGAGCCCGATACCTTCGATCGAGACGGAAGATCGAATCGTCTTTTGCTTTGTCATGGTTCGGCTGGCTCACCATAACCCCGAGCAAAGCTGTCTATAATAAACC
The DNA window shown above is from Candidatus Omnitrophota bacterium and carries:
- the fabZ gene encoding 3-hydroxyacyl-ACP dehydratase FabZ, whose protein sequence is MGIEELDIKGKVLDVSMIQKIIPHRYPFLLVDRIIECTDQKVVGIKNVTINEPFFQGHFPGKPIMPGVLIIEAMAQTGGVGALNIKDNLGKLAFFMSISEAKFRKPVVPGDQLVMEIDILKTKLSMMKARGVAKVDGEVVAEAEFMFAFVTPNE
- the lpxC gene encoding UDP-3-O-acyl-N-acetylglucosamine deacetylase, whose product is MTKQKTIRSSVSIEGIGLQTGSKTNLKFNSAPADSGINFIRIDLPGKPNININTLSLDDSSFKKRRTTLKAGLAQIQTTEHLLSAVFALGINNINIEVDGSELPGLDGSALGYVDALERAGIIEQDAPAKELVIKDAVKCIGRDGSSLEAVPYDGFKISYHLSYPVKSIGKQFLSIEIDADSFKNQIAPARTFCMKKEAILLRMLGFGKGANSNNTLIMGKSGPMKNRLRFPDECVRHKILDLIGDLSLVGMNLKTHIVAVKSGHRLNMDLVKKLKKL